A segment of the Juglans regia cultivar Chandler chromosome 15, Walnut 2.0, whole genome shotgun sequence genome:
tttcttgcttGTTGCTTCTGGTGTTCTCTTTGGTTCATTAGGCTCAGATATGTCAGATTTGGTTGTAAATACTCGCGATTTATTCAGTGTGAGTTCACATTTACATTACAATCTGTTTCTTTGAATTATTTGAATCTTTTCAAGAAGGGGGGGGTGCGAGCTTGATTTCAGGcaattattttaatgtatttttgttgcTGATTTGAGGTAGTAAATCCTGGTACCGACTTGATGATGCAAAAGAAGAGATCTCTGAGTTATTTTTGAGCAATTTTTGAGTTTGCCCCACATTCTGTTGTGATAGCAAACATGGTTTCTAAAACGGTGGAACTAGGAGAAGATCTATATAGCTTTTTACAGAGAGGGAGTGCAGGGCAGAAgcctttggtttttgtttgaggtcgttattattttgagaatatctAAATTCATAGAATTTCGTTGTGACAGTCATTGATTTATTTGAAGCCTCTTGGGCACATGATTAATGAATATACGTATACTCTGTATTCATAGATAATTATTACTCAGTTCAAGCAATTCTAATTGACTATTTTCATTTGTATTACTTCTGCTTGGTCTTTGTGAAGTTGGAGTGAGAGTGCAGTGAAGTGGTCTTTGTGAAGGTGAAGTGCTATTGAGGAAgttaatttattgataaattaatGCAAAACTAATGCAAATTCAATAAGTGTTcttgataaattatttgaatcatTTACCGTGAAGTTAGGATTATGGTAGTCATCTTTGTGCACTGTTTGTAAAGTACTAAAAAGAGGATGTATTAGAGTATCATATCGGCCCATGCATAAATCAAGACCTCCAACAAATGCCAtgatctttcttttatgctGACCTGCATCAGCATCTACAATTACTGTTTTCTGATGATGGGTATAGACTGTTTCAACTTCCTGACAATCaaagatgaaaacaaaagagGTTTAATTGATTTAAAGCAAGTACTAAAATAGAAAACCacattattaatacatacacatgtacatatatatatatacaaacacgTACAGATATATGTGTGTAGGTTTGTATGCACCTACATCCATATATAGAAGGTTTTAAAATGCTTTAGTTTTATATTAGTGTGTCCTGCAAATATATGCACATGGGTTGGGCTAATTCTGATGCCATTATAAACATAATTAAGCCCCAATAATTACATGGGTTGGGCtaattagattagattagataGCATGGGGGGATTTAAGGCAACTTTTACTGGTTGGTTGTACTGATCATGAGAATATGACAGTGACATTATGTTTGAAATAAGTTCCAAAGCAAAACCTTCTTCATATCCACCATGACCTTTGTGATGGGCTGACTTTTGGAGGTGtgtatatttttgtgatgggCTGAAATGTGTTGAACATTAGTGATGACTTGTGTTTTTCtcagtggttttttttttttgaggtgaAAATGTAATAGacaggtgttttttttttatataagtaatagaCAGGTGTTTTTTCAATgttgttgtattaaatatttagaatttatttgctGCACTCCAAGACCCATCCACGTCTTTATCCAAGTCTCATAttgtataacattaatatttctatgtagctcttaatttaaaaaaaaaaaaaattaatagaacaaaaaaaattgaaaaaaaattattattaaatttataataatttattattattttgagtaatagatggataatccaatgtgggaataagttttgagtggaatagccaaatgcaaaatcatgtcatattatgcaaattttacatttgcatttgcataattcaatgctaatgctcttatatCTTACTCCtgtctacttatcaaaaaaaaaaaatatcttactCCTGTTTGTTTGGATAACCAGAGTATCGAGTTCATTGAAGCATTGCCACCACAAATAGAACTGCAAGTGCTGGTGGAGTTGCTGTTGCTAATTTACATTCTAGAAAGAGAGAATGCTCCTCTGGATGAGACAAAGGAGATCTAACCAAATTTCTCACTTACCTCATAAGCTCACCTCTTTGCTGAGTGTTGCTTTCATATCATCCAATTGCTCAAATATATCCACAGAAGATAAAATTGGAATCAACAGCATAGTCAGAATAATTAACGACCATCCATTTCCTGATCAACCACTTCATCCCACCCTTCGCCAATACATTCCTCTCAATGTCCTTTCCAACACCTTTGTGGAGAATGTTCTGGGTCGTCTATTTGCAGCCCACTCCAATGGTCTTAAAGCACttgaattcttcaaatttttccTCCACGATTCACAGTTCTGCCCAAGTGCAGATGCTTTTGAAAAAACGCTCCACATCCTTGCACGGATGCGATACTTTGATAAAGCTTGGGAACTGATGGAAGAAATCAGGCGGAGACATCCTTCCTTGCTTACCCTCAAGTCAATGAGTATCATGTTGTCAAAAATTGCAAAGTTCCAATCTTTTGAAGATACCCTGGATGCATTTCTGAGAATGGAGAATGATATATTTGTTGGCAGGAAGTTTGATACTGATGAGTTCAATGTACTACTTAAAGCATTTTGCACACAGAGGCAGATGAAGGAGGCACGGTCAGTGTTCCTAAAGATGCATTCTCGATTTCCACCCAATACCAAGACCATGAATATCTTACTCTTGGGGTTCAAGGAAGCGGGTGATGTTACTGCAGTAGAATTACTCTACCATGAAATGGTTCAGAGAGGCTTTAAGCCAAATAGTATAACTTACAATATTAGAATCGATGCTTACTGTAAGAAAGGTTGCTTTGGTGATGCTTTGAGACTCCTTGAAGAAATGGAACAGGTGAATTGCTTTCCTACTCTAGAAACAATTACTACTCTGATTCATGGAGCTGGGATTGTTCGAAATAAAATCAAGGCACAGCAATTATTTGAAGAAATTACTTTGAGGAACTTGCACCCTGATACTGGGGCTTACAATGCTTTGATGAGTTCCCTTGTTAGATCGAAAGATGTGAATTCTGCTGTAGCTTTGATGAATGAGATGGAAGAGAAGAATTTTGAGCATGATAGTATGACCTATCATATCATTTTCTTAGGATTGATGAGGTCAAAAGGCATCGAGGGCGTTTGTGAGCTATACCACAAGATGGTTGAGAGAAATTTTGTGCCCCAAACACGAACAGTGGTTATGTTATTGAAGATTTTCTGTGAGAATAGCCGGCTTGATTTGGGTTTGAATCTGTGGAATTACCTTATAAAAAATGGCTATTGTCCTCATGGCCATGCATTGGATCTTTTGGTGACAGGACTGTGTTCCCGTGGGAGGGTGCACGAAGCATTTGACTGCTCCAAACAAGTGTTGGAGAGAGGGAGGCATATAAGCGAGGCAGTGTCTCGGATGTTGGAAAGATCTCTGCTGGAGACAGGTGAGATGGACAAGTTGAGTACACTCCACcagatgatgaaaaaattacaagatGTTTTGCCCCCATCAAAAGGGCATGCTGTTTGTATTTCTGCCTCAACAGATTTGAAGTAATAAGGTTTATTTTAGAGCATATATTTGTCATGATCCATAAAAAAGTTAATGCATATATGCCTCAAACTGGTAGGTGAGCATTGTCTTGCAACATCTTTGGAGAAATCATCAGATCACATGAGTTTCCACCTCGGACTTGTGTATGAATCTCCCTCAAAATCTTACAATAGAAGAAAACTTCATTGCTTGCCCATCATGAAAACTTGAGTAGTGATTGCAATGGGTCATCTTGGCTTTGTTAgagaagtctttttttttttttttgcctcttCCCACTgagcaaataaatattatatggagaaataatttacatattttaaattattttctatatatgttattgatataaaaaaccAGTCAGCCTGAATAAAGAAttactctattatatatatcagaAGAGCCACCAACCCATTGATACCCATTGATACCCATTGAAGAGAGAGGCTCTAAAAGATTCTGAGCGAAAGCCCTTTTAAGAGCGTCCTCATGTTGCATTGGATGCAAATCCAACGAGGAAAATGCAAATCGAGGctaatattttctttccttcgATACTCCTCTACCGCACGcattttccctttcttcctcCCGCGAtattttccctccatttcttcTCCCTTCGTTCCTTTCTTCCTGTCATTTCTCCATACCACCTTCCCGTCGCAGCACCACCTTCCCTTTCATTCCTTaactccatctccatctctctctctctcgatctatTTTGTTCGTAGTGTTTAGGATTACAAAATGTGGGAAGAGAAGTCGAACTTCAATGGAGAGTGCCTTCGCGAGCGCCTCTGGATCACTGaccataaaaaatagagaaagcgGGAAAGTCTTTTCCCCCCGTGCATTCTTTCCTTCTCTCTACTTTTATCTTCTCTGGCTGGGTTCGCGTAGTTTAAAAGGGGAGAAGGAAAAACTCTAGTCTTAAACCGGTTTGGGTTTTCAGCTCTTTGCTCTTCTGCCATTTCTGTATTATAAAGGTACTATCTCTCTcaactttcttttgttttgtgggttttttggTGACTTTCCTTTTGGTTGATATGGAACTGTGAAGAAAATGGCGTAATCTGAATTTTGGGTCTTTGGGTTTTGGTGGGCGTAGTGGGTTTGGAGTTTCATAAGAAAATTTTTAGCTGTCTCTGTTGGGATTGGTCAGTTTCTTGACATGGCTGGAAAGCTTACCTTTTAAAAATGGTGTCTGTACATATTGCAGGCAGTGATTGTTGAACAAATgaattttcctatttatttgcAGTGATCACTTTAATATGGCATACATTTCCATATTTATCGGCTGTAATCTTGAAGTTAACATGATATGCATTATAGGATGACTCTGCTCTTAAAACATAAGCTGATATAATGAATTTGTACCACTACTGTTAATGAAACTTCATATTGGATCTTGTGGACTTATGTATATAACGACTGCAAGCATTGTTTGCTAGCTAATGCGGTTCATTAACAATTTCCCAGATGCAATGTCCTGTAGTACCTAGGAATGAAATTTGAGGAACGCCCACACGCCTGCCTGCCCCTCTTGCTGCAACCAATATCGGGCATAAACATGCCAAGCAAGCTAGATTTACTATGCAATCTCTACTTCCATTCATATGCCCTTATATCTTATGGGCtgcttctttcctttttccctcAGTTCATATAATTACTGCTAAATTAACtgaacaaaaattaagattacaTACCAATAGCACATTCTAATCTGCCATCCTCCAGTGAAATGCCTTGAATTTGGAAGGTGATTGTATGACATCAATATTTCCATGTagctcttaatttagaaaaaagattaatagaacaaaaaaattgaaaaaaaaaaaatattattaaatgttaaatattttattattattttgactaatatatggataatccaatatgagaataaattttgagttgaataaccaaatgtaaaatcatgtcatattatgtaaattataCATTGACATTTGCATAATCTAATGCTAATGCTTAATAAGATTGCGAGCCATTTTATAGTtagagtattttcttttttaaaatcttaaaatcctTACTTATATAagttgatatattatatttaagtacCTATCAAAAGATTGCGAGCCATTTTATCTGCATTGCTAGAGATTTTATAGAAGCACTTATGGAAATGAtgaataatgattattttttcaatgaaaaaatattagcacgaaaaatctatttcttgatgtgaaatgatttgtgcaCTCTCAAGATTCACAAGTTCTACGcacttgttaaaaaaaacaggtaaatataatattcatataaaaaaaatttaatttttaataatgagtcttactattttttaaatggagTGTTAAGTTTGTACACTCtaagactgtatctaatattactcttttttttgtaagaaagaacagcttttttattattgtgaagaaaaacacaaaaaaaaaaaaaaaaacgattttTCACGTAATATTGTactcaatacatattttttttatagattatcgtaat
Coding sequences within it:
- the LOC108993164 gene encoding pentatricopeptide repeat-containing protein At3g61360; this translates as MLLWMRQRRSNQISHLPHKLTSLLSVAFISSNCSNISTEDKIGINSIVRIINDHPFPDQPLHPTLRQYIPLNVLSNTFVENVLGRLFAAHSNGLKALEFFKFFLHDSQFCPSADAFEKTLHILARMRYFDKAWELMEEIRRRHPSLLTLKSMSIMLSKIAKFQSFEDTLDAFLRMENDIFVGRKFDTDEFNVLLKAFCTQRQMKEARSVFLKMHSRFPPNTKTMNILLLGFKEAGDVTAVELLYHEMVQRGFKPNSITYNIRIDAYCKKGCFGDALRLLEEMEQVNCFPTLETITTLIHGAGIVRNKIKAQQLFEEITLRNLHPDTGAYNALMSSLVRSKDVNSAVALMNEMEEKNFEHDSMTYHIIFLGLMRSKGIEGVCELYHKMVERNFVPQTRTVVMLLKIFCENSRLDLGLNLWNYLIKNGYCPHGHALDLLVTGLCSRGRVHEAFDCSKQVLERGRHISEAVSRMLERSLLETGEMDKLSTLHQMMKKLQDVLPPSKGHAVCISASTDLK